In Bactrocera oleae isolate idBacOlea1 chromosome 5, idBacOlea1, whole genome shotgun sequence, a genomic segment contains:
- the Kmn1 gene encoding uncharacterized protein Kmn1, whose product MQAPILTDTEAETTVELDESVLNHASQPTNATKSIFNITLNDDRDDQEDVEVKSYEERLRQEIKEWSTLWRDSIQQLKTFKLKSHPIIDTSILSPQNRAYLENAPDLQRFIRESIEFRQKAYIFMEKDYAQFQVVLRNVMEVCEHNAFIKKETKIEENLANKQT is encoded by the exons atgcaggCGCCAATTTTAACAGATACTGAAGCAGAAACTACTGTAGAGCTAGATGAGTCTGTACTCAATCACGCCTCACAACCCACAAACGCCACTAAAAGCATATTTAATATAACATTAAATGacg ACCGTGACGATCAGGAAGATGTCGAAGTGAAGAG TTATGAAGAGCGTTTGAGACAGGAGATTAAAGAGTGGAGTACACTCTGGCGTGATTCCATTCAACAACTAAAGACGTTTAAACTAAAGTCTCATCCGATTATTGACACATCTATATTGTCGCCACAAAATCGTGCGTACTTGGAGAATGCTCCTGATTTGCAAAGATTCATACGCGAATCAATCGAGTTTCGTCaaaaagcatatatatttatggagAAAGACTATGCACAATTTCAAGTTGTTTTAAGAAATGTTATGGAGGTATGCGAGCACAATGCATTTATcaaaaaagaaaccaaaattgaagaaaatttagcaaataaacaaacataa
- the cold gene encoding UPAR/Ly6 domain-containing protein cold, with product METWKLLIITVVAIYYIEQVNFVNGLECYVCSNQTGNTEKCLNTIKTCEPGEDACGTEIRWGSQPYFSQGALKQYYVSKRCMTKQQCQQRRKRYMQYCTHIWYEDWWCYECCVGDRCNYFVISASTKQKITATTLISGLFLISLYSVYSLLH from the exons ATGGAAACATGGAAGCTTTTAATTATTACCGTTGTAGCCATTTATTATATTGAACAAG TAAACTTCGTCAACGGTTTGGAGTGTTATGTTTGTTCCAATCAGACAGGTAACACAGAGAAATGTTTGAATACGATAAAAACATGTGAACCAGGTGAGGATGCTTGCGGTACTGAGATCCGTTGGGGCAGCCAACCGTACTTCTCTCAAGGTGCACTAAAACAATACTATGTTTCCAAACGGTGTATGACAAAGCAACAATGTCAACAGCGACGTAAACGCTATATGCAATACTGCACACATATTTGGTATGAGGACTGGTGGTGCTATGAGTGCTGTGTTGGTGATCGTTGTAATTATTTTGTGATT AGTGcgtcaacaaaacaaaaaataactgcCACCACTTTAATCAGCGGCTTATTCTTAATTTCGCTCTACAGCGTGTATTCATTGTTGCATTGA
- the Mt2 gene encoding tRNA (cytosine(38)-C(5))-methyltransferase, with amino-acid sequence MKHKSMEFRILELFSGIGGMHYAFNTSGLPGTIVAAIDINTHANAVYAHNYSSSVVCNNNIQSLTPRKIERMDVNMLLMSPPCQPHTRVGNRLDIADNRSDALQHICDLLPQCHKIQYILMENVKGFEVSEAHKQFIETLNTAGYHWREFLLTPTQFGVPNSRSRYYCLARRKDFNFTGESILEKIPSECGIPENGFNETVISDLIEPEGLITKDYYVPEKILTKRVWLMDIVTAESKKTMCFTKAYTHYSEGTGSIYTSLSKKDMDLVFSKLKELETSGGKEELRIELLKSLKLRYFTPREVARLMSFPDTFDFPTETTNRQKYRLLGNSINVYVVSILIKILCS; translated from the exons ATGAAACACAAAAGCATGGAATTTCGTATTTTAGAACTCTTTAGTGGCATTGGTGGAATGCATTATGCTTTTAATA CTTCTGGATTGCCTGGAACTATAGTAGCCGCAATAGACATCAACACACATGCCAATGCGGTGTACGCCCACAATTATTCGTCTTCTGTAGTATGCAACAATAATATACAAAGTTTAACCCCTCGGAAAATAGAGAGGATGGACGTAAATATGTTACTTATGTCCCCACCTTGTCAGCCCCACACGAGGGTCGGTAATCGGTTAGATATAGCTGATAACCGGTCTGATGCTTTGCAACATATTTGTGATTTGCTACCACAATGCCacaaaatacaatacatactaaTGGAGAATGTCAAAGGGTTTGAGGTGTCAGAAGCGCATAAGCAATTTATTGAAACTTTAAATACTGCAGGCTACCATTGGAGGGAATTTTTACTAACCCCAACACAATTTGGCGTACCGAATTCTAGAAGTCGTTACTATTGTTTAGCACGTCGGAAAGACTTCAATTTCACTGGTGAAtctattttagaaaaaataccaAGTGAATGTGGAATTCCGGAAAATGGATTCAATGAAACTGTGATCAGCGACTTGATTGAACCGGAAGGTCTAATAACTAAGGACTATTACGTgccagaaaaaatattaaccaagCGTGTGTGGTTAATGGATATAGTTACTGCagaatcaaaaaagacaatgtGTTTCACTAAAGCGTATACCCATTATAGCGAAGGCACTGGCTCAATATATACATCTTTGTCTAAGAAAGATATGGATTTAGTATTTTCTAAGCTAAAAGAGTTAGAAACGTCGGGTGGAAAGGAAGAACTTCGTATTGAACTactgaaaagtttaaaattgcGTTATTTCACTCCACGTGAAGTTGCAAGATTAATGAGCTTTCCAGATACGTTTGATTTTCCGACAGAAACAACGAATCGCCAGAAGTACCGTCTTTTAGGCAATAGTATAAACGTGTATGTTGttagtatattaataaaaattctatgCTCCTGA
- the VhaM9.7-a gene encoding V-type proton ATPase subunit e: MGAAFFPVLFFTAFWACVGIGVPMMTPKGPNQSLFRCIMMLTAATCWLFWLCCYMAQMNPLLGPKLNQNTIYMIAKEWGSELKDG, translated from the coding sequence atgggAGCAGCTTTTTTTCCTGTATTATTTTTCACCGCATTCTGGGCATGTGTTGGCATCGGAGTACCAATGATGACACCAAAAGGACCCAATCAGAGTCTCTTTCGTTGCATTATGATGTTAACTGCAGCGACTTGCTGGCTTTTCTGGCTATGCTGTTACATGGCTCAGATGAATCCACTACTTGGACcaaaattaaaccaaaacaCTATATACATGATTGCAAAGGAGTGGGGCAGTGAATTAAAGGACGGTTAA
- the Polr2A gene encoding DNA-directed RNA polymerase II subunit RPB1 has protein sequence MATNDSKAPLRQVKRVQFGILSPDEIRRMSVTEGGVQFAETMEGGRPKLGGLMDPRQGVIDRTSRCQTCAGNMTECPGHFGHIDLAKPVFHIGFITKTIKILRCVCFYCSKMLVSPQNPKIKEIVMKSKGQPRKRLAYVYDLCKGKTVCEGGEDMDMAKDGQQTDPNKKQGHGGCGHYQPSLRRSGLELTAEWKHVNEDSQEKKIIVTAERVWEILKHITDEECFILGMDPKYARPDWMIVTVLPVPPLAVRPAVVMFGAAKNQDDLTHKLADIIKANNELKKNEGTGAAAHVIQENIKMLQFHVATLVDNDMPGMPRAMQKSGKPLKAIKARLKGKEGRIRGNLMGKRVDFSARTVITPDPNLRIDQVGVPRSIAQNLTFPELVTPFNIDRMQELVRRGNSQYPGAKYIVRDNGERIDLRFHPKPSDLHLQCGYKVERHLRDDDLVIFNRQPTLHKMSMMGHRVKVLPWSTFRMNLSCTSPYNADFDGDEMNLHVPQSMETRAEVENIHVTPRQIITPQANKPVMGIVQDTLTAVRKMTKRDVFITREQMMNLLMFLPTWDGKVPQPCILKPRPLWTGKQLFSLIIPGNVNMIRTHSTHPDDEDDGPYKWISPGDTKVMVEHGELIMGILCKKTLGTSAGSLLHICFLELGHEIAGRFYGNIQTVINNWLLLEGHSIGIGDTIADPQTYNEIQMAIKKAKDDVINVIQKAHNMELEPTPGNTLRQTFENQVNRILNDARDKTGGSAKKSLTEYNNLKAMVVSGSKGSNINISQVIACVGQQNVEGKRIPYGFRKRTLPHFIKDDYGPESRGFVENSYLAGLTPSEFYFHAMGGREGLIDTAVKTAETGYIQRRLIKAMESVMVNYDGTVRNSVGQLIQLRYGEDGLAGETVEFQNLPTVKLSNKAFEKRFKFDWSNERYMRKVFTDDVIKELSESGNALPELEIEWDQLCRDREALREIFPNGDSKVVLPCNLQRMIWNVQKIFHINKRMPTDLSPLRVINGVRDLLQRCVIVVGNDHLSKQANENATLLFQCLVRSTLCTKYVAEEFRLSAEAFEWLIGEIETRFQQAQANPGEMVGALAAQSLGEPATQMTLNTFHFAGVSSKNVTLGVPRLKEIINISKKPKAPSLTVFLTGGAARDAEKAKNVLCRLEHTTLRKVTANTAIYYDPDPQRTVISEDQEFVNVYYEMPDFDPTRISPWLLRIELDRKRMTDKKLTMEQIAEKINAGFGDDLNCIFNDDNADKLVLRIRIMNNEETKFQDEDEAVDKMEDDMFLRCIEANMLSDMTLQGIEAIGKVYMHLPQTDSKKRIVITETGEFKAIGEWLLETDGTSMMKVLSERDVDPVRTSSNDICEIFQVLGIEAVRKSVEKEMNAVLQFYGLYVNYRHLALLCDVMTAKGHLMAITRHGINRQDTGALMRCSFEETVDVLMDAAAHAETDPMRGVSENIIMGQLPRMGTGCFDLLLDAEKCRYGIEIPSTLGSSMIGGSAMFFGAGATPSMTPPMTPWVQCGTPRYFSPSGQMSGMTPGGPSFSPSAASDASGMSPSWSPAHPGSSPSSPGPSMSPYLPPSPSVSPSYSPTSPNYTASSPGAASPNYSPTSPNYSPTSPLYPATSPRYSTTPNFAPQSTGYSPSTSGYSPTSPVYSPTSNYQSSSPSFSGSGTNMYSPGSAYSPTSSNYSPNSPSYSPTSPSYSPSSPSYSPTSPCYSPTSPSYSPSSPNYTPVTPSYSPTSPNYSASPHYSPASPAYSQTGVKYSPTSPTYSPPSPSYDGSPGSPQYTPGSPQYSPASPKYSPTSPLYSPSSPQHSPANQYSPTGSSYSATSPRYSPNMSIYSPSSTKYSPTSPTYTPTARNYSPTSPMYSPTAPSQGYSPTSPAYSPSSPTFEESDD, from the exons ATGGCGACCAACGATTCAAAGGCGCCATTGCGCCAAGTGAAACGTGTGCAATTCGGTATTTTATCACCTGATGAAATT CGTCGCATGTCCGTTACAGAAGGAGGCGTACAGTTTGCCGAGACCATGGAAGGTGGTCGACCAAAGTTGGGCGGTCTAATGGATCCACGTCAAGGTGTAATAGACAGAACATCTCGATGCCAAACCTGTGCTGGTAATATGACAGAATGTCCGGGACATTTTGGCCATATCGATTTAGCAAAACCAGTTTTTCATATTGGTTTTATTACAAAGACGATTAAGATATTGCGTTGTGTGTGCTTTTACTGCTCGAAAATGTTAGTATCTCCacaaaatccaaaaattaaagAGATTGTTATGAAATCAAAGGGACAGCCACGAAAGCGTCtggcatatgtatatgatttgtgTAAAGGTAAGACTGTGTGCGAGGGTGGTGAGGATATGGATATGGCAAAAGATGGACAACAAACGGATCCTAATAAAAAACAAGGTCACGGTGGTTGCGGTCATTATCAACCATCATTGAGACGCAGTGGATTAGAGTTGACCGCCGAGTGGAAGCATGTAAATGAAGATTCACag GAAAAGAAAATCATAGTGACGGCGGAGCGTGTTTgggaaattttaaaacatattactGATGAAGAATGTTTCATACTTGGTATGGATCCCAAATATGCACGACCCGATTGGATGATTGTCACGGTATTGCCTGTACCACCATTAGCTGTGCGTCCAGCTGTTGTTATGTTTGGTGCTGCTAAGAATCAGGACGATTTAACGCATAAGCTTGCGGATATTATTAAAGCAAACAATGAATTGAAAAAGAACGAAGGCACAGGCGCTGCAGCGCATGTCATACAagagaatataaaaatgttgcaattcCACGTTGCCACGCTAGTTGATAATGACATGCCCGGTATGCCACGCGCTATGCAAAAATCTGGCAAACCACTCAAAGCCATAAAAGCACGTTTGAAGGGCAAAGAAGGGCGTATTCGTGGTAATTTGATGGGTAAGCGTGTCGATTTCTCGGCACGTACTGTCATCACACCCGATCCAAATCTGCGTATTGATCAAGTCGGTGTACCACGTTCCATTGCGCAAAATTTAACATTTCCAGAGCTAGTCACTCCCTTTAATATTGATCGTATGCAGGAATTGGTGCGACGTGGTAATTCACAATATCCTGGCGCCAAGTATATTGTACGTGACAATGGTGAGCGTATAGATTTGCGTTTTCACCCAAAACCATCAGATTTGCATTTGCAATGTGGTTACAAAGTAGAAAGACATTTACGCGATGACGATCTGGTTATTTTCAATCGTCAGCCCACGCTACATAAAATGAGTATGATGGGACATCGTGTCAAGGTATTGCCTTGGTCTACATTCCGTATGAACTTGTCGTGTACTTCACCCTACAACGCTGATTTCGATGGCGATGAAATGAACTTGCACGTGCCGCAATCGATGGAAACCCGTGCTGAGGTGGAGAATATACACGTTACACCACGTCAAATTATCACACCACAG gctAACAAACCCGTTATGGGTATTGTGCAGGATACTCTAACAGCTGTACGTAAAATGACAAAACGTGATGTATTCATTACGCGTGAGCAAATGATGAATTTGCTTATGTTCTTACCCACATGGGATGGCAAAGTACCACAGCCGTGTATTTTGAAACCTCGTCCTCTGTGGACGGGCAAACAATTATTTTCACTGATTATACCTGGCAATGTAAACATGATACGCACACATTCTACACATCCAGATGATGAAGATGATGGTCCCTACAAGTGGATCTCACCCGGTGACACTAAAGTCATGGTCGAACATGGTGAATTAATTATGGGTATCTTGTGTAAAAAGACATTGGGTACATCGGCGGGTTCACTGCTGCATATTTGTTTCTTGGAATTGGGTCACGAAATTGCCGGTCGTTTCTACGGTAACATTCAGACTGTAATTAATAATTGGCTATTGCTTGAGGGTCACAGCATCGGTATTGGTGACACAATTGCCGATCCTCAGACCTATAACGAAATTCAAATGGCCATCAAGAAAGCCAAGGACGATGTCATAAACGTTATTCAAAAAGCACACAACATGGAGTTGGAGCCCACACCCG GTAATACTTTGCGTCAGACTTTCGAGAATCAGGTGAATCGTATTTTGAACGATGCTCGTGACAAAACTGGTGGTTCTGCTAAGAAATCTTTGACTGAATACAACAACTTAAAGGCTATGGTGGTGTCGGGTTCGAAGGGTTCCAACATTAATATCTCACAGGTTATTGCTTGTGTGGGCCAACAGAACGTTGAGGGTAAACGTATACCATACGGTTTCCGTAAGCGCACATTGCCACATTTCATTAAAGACGATTACGGTCCTGAGTCGCGTGGCTTCGTGGAGAATTCGTATCTTGCCGGCTTAACACCTTCCGAGTTCTACTTCCACGCTATGGGTGGTCGTGAAGGTCTTATCGATACTGCTGTCAAGACTGCAGAAACTGGTTACATTCAACGTCGTCTCATAAAGGCTATGGAGTCGGTTATGGTAAACTACGACGGTACAGTGCGTAATTCAGTGGGTCAGCTGATTCAGTTACGTTACGGCGAGGACGGTTTGGCTGGTGAAACGgtagaatttcaaaatttaccaACTGTCAAATTGTCAAATAAAGCATTTGAAAAGAGATTCAAATTCGATTGGTCCAACGAACGTTATATGCGTAAAGTTTTCACCGACGATGTAATCAAAGAGCTGAGCGAGAGTGGCAATGCGCTGCCCGAGTTGGAAATCGAATGGGATCAATTGTGCCGGGATCGTGAAGCGTTACGTGAGATTTTCCCCAATGGCGATTCTAAG GTTGTATTGCCTTGCAATTTGCAGCGCATGATTTGGAATGTGCAAAAGATTTTCCACATTAATAAGCGCATGCCCACAGATTTGTCGCCGCTGCGCGTAATTAATGGCGTACGCGATTTGTTGCAGCGCTGTGTCATTGTGGTGGGCAACGATCACCTTTCGAAGCAGGCCAATGAGAATGCCACACTGCTGTTCCAGTGTTTGGTGCGCTCCACGCTTTGCACGAAATATGTAGCGGAGGAGTTTCGTCTCTCAGCCGAAGCGTTCGAATGGTTGATTGGTGAGATTGAAACGCGTTTCCAGCAGGCACAAGCCAACCCCGGCGAAATGGTGGGCGCTTTGGCAGCGCAGAGTTTGGGTGAACCCGCCACACAG ATGACACTGAACACTTTCCATTTTGCTGGTGTGTCGTCGAAGAACGTAACATTGGGTGTGCCGCGTTTAAAGGAAATTATTAACATCTCCAAAAAACCAAAAGCGCCCTCACTAACTGTTTTCCTTACTGGCGGTGCGGCGCGTGATGCCGAGAAAGCTAAGAATGTGCTGTGTCGTTTGGAACACACCACCTTACGTAAGGTGACCGCCAACACTGCTATTTACTACGATCCCGATCCGCAGCGAACTGTCATCTCGGAGGATCAAGAATTCGTGAATGTCTACTATGAGATGCCCGATTTCGATCCGACGCGCATTTCACCTTGGTTGCTGCGTATCGAATTGGATCGCAAACGTATGACCGATAAGAAATTGACTATGGAACAGATTGCTGAGAAGATCAACGCTGGTTTCGGTGACGATTTGAATTGTATTTTCAATGATGACAACGCTGACAAATTGGTGCTACGCATACGTATCATGAACAATGAGGAAACCAAGTTCCAAGATGAAGATGAAGCCGTTGATAAAATGGAGGATGATATGTTCTTGCGTTGTATTGAAGCGAATATGCTCTCGGACATGACACTGCAGGGCATCGAAGCCATTGGCAAGGTGTACATGCATTTACCGCAAACGGACAGTAAGAAGCGTATTGTCATCACCGAGACGGGTGAATTTAAGGCCATTGGTGAGTGGCTTTTGGAAACTGACGGTACTTCAATGATGAAAGTACTCTCTGAACGTGATGTGGATCCGGTGCGTACATCGTCGAAtgatatttgtgaaattttccaAGTATTGGGCATAGAGGCTGTGCGTAAATCGGTGGAGAAGGAAATGAATGCTGTGCTGCAGTTCTACGGCTTGTACGTGAACTATCGTCACTTGGCTTTGTTGTGTGACGTAATGACAGCTAAGGGTCACTTGATGGCCATCACACGTCACGGCATCAATCGACAGGATACTGGTGCACTTATGCGTTGCTCATTCGAAGAAACGGTCGATGTGTTGATGGATGCCGCCGCGCATGCGGAAACCGATCCGATGAGAGGTGTGTCCGAAAACATTATTATGGGCCAATTGCCGCGTATGGGCACGG GTTGTTTCGATTTGCTGCTCGATGCTGAGAAGTGTCGCTACGGCATTGAAATACCGAGCACATTGGGCTCGAGCATGATTGGCGGTTCGGCAATGTTCTTCGGCGCCGGTGCTACGCCGAGCATGACACCACCCATGACACCTTGGGTACAATGCGGTACACCACGCTATTTCTCGCCATCTGGACAAA TGAGTGGCATGACACCTGGCGGTCCCAGCTTCTCGCCATCAGCCGCCTCTGATGCTTCGGGCATGTCACCAAGTTGGTCTCCCGCACATCCTGGCTCTTCGCCTAGTTCACCTGGCCCCTCGATGTCACCATATTTACCACCATCGCCCAGCGTTTCGCCATCGTATTCGCCGACAAGTCCAAATTATACCGCTTCATCACCGGGTGCTGCTTCACCCAATTACTCACCAACCAGTCCGAATTATTCGCCGACAAGCCCATTGTATCCGGCCACAAGTCCACGTTACTCAACGACACCGAATTTCGCACCACAATCGACTGGCTATTCACCATCGACCAGCGGTTATTCACCAACATCGCCAGTCTATTCGCCGACTTCAAACTATCAATCGTCCAGTCCATCGTTTTCGGGTAGTGGCACAAATATGTATTCGCCGGGCAGCGCTTATTCACCAACATCTTCGAATTACTCGCCAAATTCACCGAGTTATTCGCCCACATCCCCGTCTTATTCACCTTCCAGTCCCTCGTATTCACCAACTTCACCATGCTATTCGCCAACGTCCCCTTCATATTCACCGTCATCACCAAACTACACACCAGTTACACCATCATATTCACCAACCTCACCCAATTATTCGGCTTCACCACACTATTCGCCCGCTTCACCGGCATATTCGCAAACAGGTGTTAAATATTCACCCACTTCACCAACTTATTCGCCGCCATCACCATCGTACGATGGCTCACCCGGTTCACCACAATATACGCCCGGTTCGCCACAGTACTCGCCGGCTTCGCCGAAGTATTCACCAACATCGCCACTTTATTCGCCCAGCTCACCGCAGCATTCACCGGCCAATCAATACAGTCCTACTGGCTCCAGTTACTCGGCCACAAGTCCACGCTATTCGCCCAACATGTCGATCTACTCACCGAGTAGCACCAAATATTCACCAACATCGCCGACATACACACCGACCGCACGCAATTACTCGCCCACATCACCGATGTATTCGCCGACGGCACCATCACAAGGCTATAGCCCAACCAGTCCAGCATATTCGCCGAGCAGTCCAACATTCGAAGAGAGTGACGATTAA
- the LOC118683488 gene encoding transmembrane protein 242: MSDITPISSKPAIVEKDSKYKTQAAAFLGLVGGVSAIFGFSKTLGKAKESHSKLIEKSGREAGILLEEGSVLAMRALGWGTFYAFLGTGVFCYGVWKLSGARNMDEFRLKMGQGLPRITKDTPPTSRTDFESLTDLMKYLGSGCKE, encoded by the exons ATGTCTGATATTACACCAATTTCCTCCAAACCAGCCATAGTCGAAAAAGACTCCAAATATAAAACGCAAG CGGCAGCATTTCTTGGACTGGTTGGTGGAGTATCTGCGATATTTGGATTTTCTAAAACACTGGGAAAAGCAAAAGAATCACATAGTAAACTGATAGAGAAAAGTGGACGTGAGGCAGGTATCTTGCTTGAGGAGGGCTCTGTGTTGGCAATGCGTGCATTAGGTTGGGGTACTTTTTACGCATTTCTAGGTACAGGAGTGTTTTGTTATGGTGTTTGGAAACTATCTGGAGCGAGAAAT ATGGACGAGTTTCGTCTGAAAATGGGTCAAGGATTACCAAGAATAACGAAAGACACGCCACCAACTAGTCGTACGGATTTTGAATCACTGACAGATTTAATGAAATACTTGGGTTCGGGATGTAAGGAATAA